The Chloroflexota bacterium genome window below encodes:
- a CDS encoding polysaccharide lyase — MRVILACIALLGLVGVAAATPQVVSYSNGWEQGITGNGMWNHTQIMADDRFQRVQQPVRKGQYAVRVEVRPGDDPLGSSGERAEVSILKGLDGRAIQENTQSGVQYIAFSVRLAHDWQAPEIEAGAGRWGILAQLHGPDTLIFPPAFSFQALDGYSVVFYSGDLDSTTESLRNQRFALWDATLNLGRWTDFVFRIDFAEDFTGTFDVWRRDEQELDFRHVLSLDNLPTLQYKSSEGSVGDHYWKHGFYRSKQTRVTNVLWLDGFSRATSFDEVVDAAFPTQPIVNLYLPLARR, encoded by the coding sequence GTGCGGGTTATTTTGGCTTGTATCGCCTTGTTGGGGTTGGTAGGGGTTGCGGCAGCTACGCCGCAGGTGGTTTCGTATTCCAATGGTTGGGAGCAGGGAATTACGGGCAATGGGATGTGGAATCATACCCAAATTATGGCCGATGATCGTTTTCAACGGGTGCAGCAACCAGTGCGCAAGGGTCAGTATGCGGTGCGCGTGGAAGTTCGGCCTGGCGATGATCCCTTAGGTTCGTCGGGCGAGCGGGCTGAGGTCTCGATCTTGAAGGGTTTGGATGGCCGCGCAATTCAAGAAAATACTCAAAGTGGCGTGCAATATATTGCGTTTAGTGTGCGTTTGGCTCACGATTGGCAAGCCCCCGAAATTGAAGCTGGGGCTGGGCGTTGGGGGATTTTGGCGCAACTGCATGGCCCAGATACCCTGATATTTCCACCAGCCTTTTCGTTTCAAGCCCTTGATGGCTATTCGGTCGTATTTTATAGCGGCGATCTCGATTCAACCACTGAATCGTTGCGCAACCAGCGCTTTGCTTTATGGGATGCAACCCTGAATTTAGGGCGCTGGACTGATTTTGTTTTTCGGATTGATTTTGCCGAAGATTTTACTGGCACGTTTGATGTGTGGCGACGTGATGAGCAAGAACTCGACTTTCGCCATGTACTCAGCCTTGATAATCTGCCAACTCTGCAATACAAATCAAGCGAAGGTAGCGTTGGCGACCACTATTGGAAGCATGGCTTTTATCGCTCGAAGCAAACTCGGGTAACCAACGTGCTTTGGCTTGATGGATTTAGTCGGGCAACCAGCTTTGATGAAGTGGTTGACGCGGCCTTTCCAACCCAACCAATTGTCAATCTCTATTTGCCGTTGGCGCGACGTTAA
- the der gene encoding ribosome biogenesis GTPase Der, translated as MEKPIVAIVGRPNVGKSTLFNKLIGERRAIIADEAGTTRDRQYGETIWNGRVFTIVDTAGLLVGDDDPNLPLAEIVRRTHQQAQLAIDEADVIVFMVDVREGLIAADEEVAALLRRSSKPVVLGVNKADTEDRRQNAVEFYNLGLGDPIALSAYHGTGSGDLLDEIVRNLPAGQEEEEDDNSLKIAIVGRPNVGKSSLLNKLVGEERVVVSNIPGTTRDSIDTKLTYKGIPITLIDTAGIRRRGSIEQGIERYSVLRTMKAIERCHIALILVDAQEGPTAQDTHVAGMVLEANKGLAIIVNKWDLIDKAKFSYEDAKTTMSQVFHFAPYAPIEFISAKTGQRATKVLDIAQTIQSERNKRISTSDINNLLRAAVREHPPTAMHKGAHLRLFYATQAQVEPPVFLFFSNAPEQVHFGYKRYLENRIREQYGFIGTPIILVFKGREEEQTVSVSGKR; from the coding sequence ATGGAAAAACCAATTGTGGCGATTGTTGGCCGACCTAACGTTGGCAAATCGACCTTGTTTAATAAGCTAATTGGCGAGCGCCGCGCGATTATTGCCGATGAAGCTGGCACAACTCGCGACCGCCAATATGGCGAAACAATCTGGAATGGCCGCGTATTTACGATTGTGGATACAGCTGGTTTATTGGTTGGCGATGATGACCCGAACTTGCCTTTGGCTGAAATTGTGCGCCGTACTCACCAACAAGCTCAATTGGCGATTGACGAAGCCGATGTGATTGTGTTTATGGTCGATGTGCGTGAAGGCCTGATTGCTGCTGATGAAGAGGTTGCCGCCTTGTTACGCCGCAGCAGCAAACCCGTGGTTTTGGGTGTAAACAAAGCCGACACCGAAGATCGCCGCCAAAATGCTGTCGAATTCTATAACCTTGGCTTGGGCGACCCAATTGCCTTGAGCGCCTATCATGGCACTGGCTCAGGCGATTTGCTCGATGAAATTGTCCGCAATTTGCCAGCTGGCCAAGAAGAAGAGGAAGACGACAATTCGCTGAAGATTGCGATTGTCGGGCGGCCAAACGTTGGTAAATCGAGCTTATTGAATAAATTGGTCGGCGAAGAGCGGGTAGTTGTCAGCAATATTCCAGGCACAACGCGCGATTCAATCGACACCAAATTGACCTATAAAGGCATTCCAATCACCTTGATCGACACCGCTGGGATTCGGCGGCGTGGCTCGATTGAGCAAGGAATTGAACGCTACAGCGTGTTACGCACGATGAAAGCAATCGAGCGTTGCCATATTGCCTTGATTTTGGTCGATGCCCAAGAAGGCCCAACCGCCCAAGATACTCACGTTGCAGGCATGGTTTTGGAAGCCAACAAAGGTTTGGCGATTATCGTCAACAAATGGGATTTGATCGATAAAGCCAAATTCAGCTACGAAGATGCTAAAACTACGATGTCGCAGGTGTTTCACTTTGCGCCGTATGCGCCGATTGAATTTATTTCGGCGAAAACTGGCCAACGCGCTACTAAAGTGCTCGATATTGCCCAAACAATCCAGAGCGAACGCAACAAACGAATAAGCACCTCGGATATTAACAACTTGTTGCGGGCGGCGGTGCGCGAACATCCACCAACAGCAATGCATAAAGGCGCTCACTTGCGCTTATTCTATGCAACTCAAGCCCAAGTCGAGCCACCAGTGTTCTTGTTCTTCTCGAATGCGCCAGAACAAGTACACTTTGGCTATAAGCGCTACCTCGAAAATCGCATTCGCGAGCAATATGGCTTTATTGGCACGCCAATTATTTTGGTGTTCAAGGGTCGCGAGGAAGAGCAAACCGTCTCGGTTTCCGGCAAACGCTAA
- a CDS encoding DUF4139 domain-containing protein, which translates to MTELPLRRLILYKHGVGYFERRGQFEGTKLALAFSREAMDDVLKSLVVLEKGEGHVKGIDYERPESWSSRRIELGAGRPLRDLLTELRGRRIRLALRDEAAAEGLIVGIDEPPPEEPISQSLVTIYRSDVRQITLHRLNDIRGVQLLDAAADEVLWSLRANSDKQDSRTATIQLDEGKHDLLVAYLAPAPSWRVSYRIIVDNIETELPDVLLQGWGLFDNVLDEDLEDVRISLVAGRPVSFRYPLYEPQQPERPLIEDTIRPAAPPAYTLAAPAPAGAPRPKMMRAMAMREEAFGGADLDALSLGIDEMASIAPVAEGAAQGALFRYDVREPVSVGRGRSALVPLLNLRTACRRELVYRGAAGETHPMVTVRFENSSGLTLERGPITIMESRSYGGEAVLNWTAEGAMVTIRYAQALEVSVKENQNSAHQTRRIRLGRDVLIHEVEESLTTIYTATNTAGEARVIKIEHPLRHPYELFDTVQPAEANSQLASWLLPIPARGEAALRVRERRLVERREHIRSINFEQLRRYLMDRMLDQNTVSELREVLTLYARIDSIIQRYNEIEALRQKIYNQQTQIRGNLDVLKNEGGEGELRTRYITTLAETEDQLNALREEEVTLRSEEAACHTKLEEHLSRFPG; encoded by the coding sequence ATGACTGAACTTCCACTGCGACGATTGATTTTGTACAAACATGGCGTTGGCTATTTCGAGCGGCGCGGTCAGTTCGAGGGCACGAAACTGGCCTTGGCCTTCAGTCGCGAAGCCATGGACGATGTGCTGAAAAGTTTGGTGGTGTTGGAAAAAGGCGAGGGTCATGTTAAGGGCATCGATTATGAACGACCTGAATCATGGAGCAGCCGACGGATTGAGCTTGGCGCTGGCCGCCCATTGCGTGATCTCTTAACCGAGTTGCGTGGGCGACGAATTCGCCTAGCCTTGCGTGATGAAGCCGCTGCCGAAGGCTTGATCGTCGGGATCGATGAGCCACCGCCAGAAGAGCCAATTTCGCAATCGCTGGTGACCATTTATCGCAGCGATGTGCGCCAAATCACCTTGCATCGTTTAAATGATATTCGCGGCGTGCAATTGCTTGATGCGGCTGCCGACGAAGTGCTGTGGTCATTACGCGCCAACAGCGATAAACAAGATTCGCGCACGGCCACGATTCAGCTCGATGAGGGCAAGCACGATCTTTTGGTGGCCTACCTTGCGCCAGCCCCCAGTTGGCGGGTTTCGTATCGGATTATTGTCGATAATATCGAAACCGAATTGCCCGATGTGCTGCTGCAAGGCTGGGGTTTATTCGATAATGTGCTTGATGAAGATTTAGAAGATGTGCGGATTTCGCTGGTTGCAGGCCGCCCAGTTTCGTTCCGCTACCCGCTCTACGAGCCGCAACAACCGGAACGCCCGTTGATTGAAGATACAATTCGGCCTGCTGCGCCACCAGCCTATACTTTGGCGGCTCCGGCTCCTGCTGGCGCACCACGACCAAAAATGATGCGAGCCATGGCCATGCGTGAAGAAGCATTCGGCGGCGCTGACCTTGATGCTCTAAGTCTTGGTATCGATGAAATGGCATCAATTGCGCCGGTTGCCGAAGGTGCTGCCCAAGGAGCATTATTCCGCTACGATGTGCGCGAACCAGTCAGCGTTGGCCGTGGTCGTTCGGCATTAGTGCCATTGCTCAATTTACGCACCGCCTGTCGGCGCGAGTTGGTCTATCGCGGCGCGGCGGGCGAGACCCATCCCATGGTCACGGTACGCTTTGAAAATAGCAGCGGCCTAACCTTAGAACGCGGCCCAATCACAATTATGGAAAGTCGCTCATATGGCGGCGAAGCGGTCTTGAATTGGACAGCCGAAGGGGCAATGGTCACAATTCGCTATGCCCAAGCCTTAGAAGTTTCAGTTAAAGAAAATCAAAACTCGGCGCATCAAACTCGGCGTATCCGGCTTGGTCGCGATGTATTAATTCACGAAGTTGAAGAATCGCTAACTACGATTTACACTGCAACAAATACTGCTGGCGAAGCCCGCGTGATCAAAATTGAGCATCCCTTGCGCCACCCCTACGAGCTATTTGATACGGTGCAACCAGCCGAAGCCAATAGCCAATTGGCCAGTTGGTTATTGCCAATTCCAGCGCGGGGCGAAGCGGCCTTGCGGGTGCGCGAACGACGCTTGGTCGAACGCCGCGAACACATTCGCTCGATCAATTTCGAGCAATTGCGCCGCTATTTGATGGATCGCATGCTTGATCAAAATACCGTCAGCGAGTTGCGCGAAGTGCTCACACTGTATGCACGAATTGACAGTATCATCCAACGCTATAACGAAATCGAGGCCTTACGCCAGAAGATCTACAATCAACAAACGCAAATTCGCGGCAACCTCGATGTACTCAAAAACGAAGGCGGCGAGGGCGAACTCCGCACCCGCTATATCACCACCTTGGCCGAAACCGAGGATCAACTCAATGCCCTGCGTGAGGAAGAAGTGACGTTGCGCAGCGAAGAAGCCGCTTGCCACACCAAACTCGAAGAACATCTCAGCCGCTTCCCTGGCTAA
- the proC gene encoding pyrroline-5-carboxylate reductase: protein MLTNLNVAVIGTGTMGEAVIGGLLQAELVQPTQVLAATPRPERRRELSQRWGIATTGDNREAATWGNVVILGIKPQMTEQVLPQLNGAFQTDDLIVSVLAGVKMRQIAEATGHSAIARSMPNTPAQIAEGITVWTASKGLDQARRGWAKIVLSAIGEEVEVEDEKFMDMATALSGTGPAYVFMVMEALIDAGVHMGFPRRIAAQLVEQTVIGAVRYSAQSGKHVAELRNMVTSPGGTTAAALYELEKGRLRTVLADGVWAAYRRARELGGE from the coding sequence ATGTTAACCAATCTCAATGTTGCAGTTATTGGCACAGGCACCATGGGCGAGGCCGTCATCGGTGGCCTGCTCCAAGCCGAATTAGTGCAACCAACCCAAGTTTTGGCCGCCACCCCACGCCCTGAGCGTCGCCGCGAGCTATCACAACGCTGGGGCATCGCCACTACTGGCGATAATCGCGAGGCCGCAACCTGGGGCAATGTGGTCATTTTGGGCATCAAGCCTCAGATGACTGAGCAAGTGCTGCCCCAACTCAACGGCGCATTTCAAACCGATGATCTGATTGTTTCAGTGTTGGCTGGGGTTAAGATGCGCCAAATTGCCGAAGCCACCGGACATAGCGCAATCGCCCGTTCGATGCCCAACACTCCAGCCCAAATTGCTGAAGGAATTACGGTTTGGACAGCCAGCAAGGGGCTTGATCAAGCGCGACGTGGTTGGGCCAAAATCGTGCTCAGCGCGATTGGCGAGGAAGTTGAGGTTGAGGACGAGAAATTTATGGATATGGCCACAGCGCTCTCGGGCACAGGTCCAGCCTATGTTTTTATGGTAATGGAAGCCTTGATCGATGCTGGCGTGCATATGGGTTTTCCTCGTCGGATCGCAGCGCAACTGGTCGAACAAACCGTGATTGGGGCAGTGCGCTACTCGGCCCAATCGGGCAAGCATGTCGCCGAATTACGCAATATGGTCACTTCGCCAGGCGGAACCACCGCCGCAGCGCTTTACGAACTCGAAAAAGGTCGTTTGCGGACGGTTTTAGCCGATGGAGTTTGGGCGGCGTATCGTCGCGCTCGTGAGCTTGGTGGCGAATAA
- a CDS encoding WXG100 family type VII secretion target codes for MSAPIVQIDYAVVDTIIQRFQKLHDQSQTIQASLCQTMAALQAGQWQGSAANACFQEFDHVVKPAFQRLLHSLQGSVETTKAIRKIMADAEAEAAALFRGDVGAMAVGGNGAMFAQFVDGEIRSKSTPTPTPPSDKPLLPPFFQKLIDFILQAVETWQNDRADGVQVNADGSVSYADATLIFDDMANEPDIPFQFPDDGCYARAHFMAYRIAERYGININDVDKVFIYGNLEAQTSFIYDQVTIGGTTDTSSTADGTVNWGWHVAPIINVRQGDINVPMVIDPSLSNRPLTIEQWKTIMNDPDAITEITDHTTYGPNYFYDQAQRSQIDGYAQDVLEDYKQQCVDAGYCQP; via the coding sequence ATGTCCGCACCGATTGTGCAGATCGACTATGCCGTTGTCGATACGATCATCCAACGTTTCCAAAAACTGCATGACCAGAGCCAAACCATTCAAGCCAGCCTCTGCCAAACCATGGCCGCGTTACAAGCCGGCCAATGGCAAGGCAGCGCCGCCAACGCCTGTTTTCAAGAATTTGACCATGTAGTCAAGCCAGCTTTTCAGCGCTTGTTGCATTCGTTGCAAGGCAGTGTTGAAACCACCAAGGCCATTCGGAAAATCATGGCCGATGCCGAGGCTGAAGCCGCCGCACTGTTTCGCGGCGATGTTGGCGCGATGGCCGTAGGTGGTAATGGTGCGATGTTTGCCCAATTCGTTGATGGCGAGATACGATCGAAATCTACCCCAACCCCAACGCCACCGAGCGACAAACCGCTGCTGCCGCCATTCTTCCAAAAATTAATTGATTTTATTCTCCAAGCGGTCGAAACATGGCAGAACGATCGTGCCGATGGCGTGCAAGTCAATGCCGACGGCTCGGTCAGTTATGCCGATGCCACCTTGATTTTTGATGATATGGCGAATGAACCTGATATCCCTTTTCAATTTCCTGATGATGGGTGTTATGCTCGTGCCCATTTTATGGCTTATCGAATTGCTGAACGCTATGGAATTAATATTAATGATGTCGATAAAGTATTTATCTATGGCAATCTAGAAGCGCAAACTAGCTTTATTTATGATCAAGTTACGATAGGTGGTACTACTGATACATCATCAACTGCTGATGGCACAGTTAATTGGGGTTGGCATGTTGCGCCCATTATTAATGTACGTCAAGGTGATATAAATGTCCCAATGGTTATAGACCCTTCGTTATCAAACCGACCTCTAACTATTGAACAATGGAAAACGATTATGAATGATCCTGATGCTATTACAGAAATTACCGATCATACAACGTATGGTCCAAATTATTTCTATGATCAGGCTCAACGATCACAAATTGATGGATATGCACAAGATGTACTTGAAGATTATAAGCAACAATGTGTTGATGCTGGATATTGCCAGCCATAA
- a CDS encoding acyl-CoA dehydrogenase codes for MDFQLTQEQQELRQSVREFAERELLPKAKDVDEKAQIPASTWQKMADMGLMGLPFAEELGGAGADAISAALAVEEIARCCGSTALSYAAHVGLGSAPIAMFGNDQQKEQFLRPAAEGRYLGAFGLTEPHAGSDAGSTRTTAVRDGNEWVINGAKMWITNAAEAGHLIATAITNKDRGKRGISAIIIPKGTPGVHFGSPEHKMGLRGSNTHAITFDNVRVPLENLLGAEGDGFVQFLKVLDGGRISIGAMAIGLGVAAMEAAVSYARERQAFGHAIGSYQSISNMLADMDTELEAARLLILRAAWLKENGKPFTREAAIAKLYASEASERACRNAVQIFGGYGYSSEYPVERYYRDTRLLTIGEGTSEILRMVISRGLLGELA; via the coding sequence ATGGATTTCCAGTTAACCCAAGAACAGCAAGAGTTACGTCAAAGTGTGCGTGAATTTGCTGAGCGCGAGTTATTGCCCAAAGCCAAAGACGTTGATGAAAAAGCCCAAATTCCAGCCTCGACCTGGCAAAAAATGGCCGATATGGGTTTGATGGGCTTGCCTTTTGCTGAAGAATTGGGCGGCGCAGGAGCCGATGCGATTAGCGCAGCGCTTGCAGTCGAAGAAATTGCCCGTTGTTGTGGCTCGACGGCGCTTTCCTATGCAGCCCATGTTGGTTTGGGCAGTGCCCCAATCGCCATGTTTGGTAACGATCAACAAAAAGAGCAATTTCTACGGCCAGCTGCTGAAGGTCGTTACCTTGGAGCATTTGGTTTAACTGAACCCCATGCTGGCTCGGATGCTGGCTCAACCCGCACCACCGCCGTGCGCGATGGCAACGAATGGGTGATCAATGGCGCAAAAATGTGGATCACCAACGCCGCCGAAGCAGGCCACCTGATTGCCACCGCCATTACCAACAAAGATCGCGGCAAGCGTGGCATCAGCGCGATCATCATTCCTAAAGGTACGCCAGGCGTGCATTTCGGCAGCCCTGAGCACAAAATGGGCTTACGTGGCTCGAATACCCACGCCATCACCTTCGATAATGTGCGGGTTCCGCTTGAAAACCTACTAGGAGCCGAGGGCGATGGCTTTGTGCAATTCCTCAAAGTGCTCGATGGCGGGCGGATTTCGATCGGGGCAATGGCGATTGGTTTAGGTGTGGCTGCGATGGAAGCTGCGGTCAGCTATGCCCGTGAGCGCCAAGCCTTTGGTCATGCGATTGGCAGCTATCAATCGATCAGCAATATGTTGGCTGATATGGATACTGAGCTAGAAGCTGCCCGTTTGCTGATTTTACGTGCCGCATGGCTCAAAGAAAACGGCAAACCATTCACTCGCGAAGCAGCGATTGCCAAGCTCTATGCCTCGGAAGCCTCAGAACGCGCCTGCCGCAACGCCGTGCAAATCTTTGGCGGCTACGGCTATAGCAGCGAATATCCAGTTGAGCGCTACTATCGCGATACGCGTTTGCTGACGATTGGCGAAGGCACATCGGAAATTCTGCGCATGGTTATCTCGCGTGGTTTACTTGGCGAATTAGCCTAA
- a CDS encoding ATP-binding cassette domain-containing protein has product MSLIQLENISKRYGKYQVLEQLNVQLEGGMIGLLGPNGAGKTTLIRVLTGFLQPSQGRASLAGCDLAQPEQLAQLRQQLGYVPQHPAFYPTWTCSEFVDYIAQLKGMHNSAERKAAVERSIQYVGLSDHANKATRQLSGGMQRRLGIAQAIVNDPKVLIVDEPTAGLDPEERLRFRHLLAGLGNQRLVIFSTHIVEDIVQTCRQVIMLKKTILYAGGLNDLLEQARAAQVTWEMTSPTPIYDQQLAIVSSSNDEHGYHYRIVGQPPVGSNAKPASSIGLEEAYLWMMQRASA; this is encoded by the coding sequence ATGAGCTTGATTCAGCTTGAAAATATCTCCAAGCGTTATGGTAAGTACCAAGTGCTTGAGCAATTGAATGTGCAGCTTGAAGGTGGAATGATCGGCTTGCTTGGGCCAAATGGCGCAGGCAAAACCACCTTAATTCGGGTTTTGACAGGCTTTTTACAACCATCACAAGGCCGCGCTAGCCTCGCAGGCTGCGATTTAGCCCAGCCGGAGCAACTAGCGCAACTGCGCCAGCAACTTGGCTATGTTCCGCAACATCCCGCCTTTTACCCAACTTGGACATGTAGCGAATTTGTCGATTATATTGCTCAGCTCAAGGGCATGCACAATTCGGCTGAGCGCAAAGCAGCGGTCGAACGCAGCATTCAGTATGTTGGCCTAAGCGACCACGCCAATAAAGCAACTCGCCAACTTTCCGGCGGCATGCAACGACGGCTTGGCATTGCCCAAGCGATTGTCAACGATCCTAAAGTGTTGATCGTCGATGAACCAACCGCTGGCTTAGACCCCGAAGAACGGCTGCGTTTTCGGCATTTGCTAGCCGGACTGGGCAACCAACGCTTAGTGATTTTCTCGACCCACATTGTTGAGGATATTGTGCAAACCTGCCGCCAAGTGATTATGCTCAAAAAAACTATTTTATATGCAGGCGGCTTAAACGACTTGTTAGAGCAAGCGCGGGCGGCCCAAGTAACCTGGGAAATGACCAGCCCAACCCCGATCTACGACCAGCAATTAGCGATTGTTAGCAGCAGCAACGATGAACACGGCTACCATTATCGAATTGTTGGGCAGCCGCCAGTTGGTAGCAATGCCAAACCAGCGAGCAGCATTGGCCTAGAGGAAGCCTATTTATGGATGATGCAACGAGCCAGCGCCTAA
- a CDS encoding proline--tRNA ligase, with protein MRMSSGFGRTLREAPSEAELAAHQLILRAGLARQLLAGGMALLPLGMRVFRRIEAIMHAELAAIGAGEFRTPVVHAASLWEQTGRYDQYGEAMLRFNNRNQQALLFAPTHEEAVADLARREVDSYRQLPSLLYQIHTKYRDELRVRGGLLRLREFTMLDAYSLDADWAGLDGVYDRVALAFETIFARCGVRFTAVEADGGEMGGREPREYMAFSSSGEDTLAVCASCNYAANSEVAVRGQAVANIDAVPAMSEIATPACTTIAELAAFLQVSAAQTAKAVFFNSAEKGLLFVVVRGDREVNEIKLRAAAGVSALEPATLEQISAVGAVAGYASPVGLSNVTVIADHSVVGVGGLVAGANRTGYHLQNVVYGRDWQATVVADIANVEEGDACPVCGAALSLERGIEIGHIFKLGTRYTEALGATYLDPQGQAQPIVMGSYGIGLERLLQVIIEQHHDEKGIVWPASVAPFDLHLVQLGTSATVSEAANQLYQQLSDAGLSVLYDDRNESAGVKFNDADLLGIPLRLTVGERGLKQNVVELRQRATGVVETIALDQVVKSIKNIEHRA; from the coding sequence ATGCGGATGAGTAGTGGTTTCGGGCGCACCTTGCGCGAGGCTCCAAGCGAGGCAGAATTAGCTGCGCATCAATTAATTTTACGCGCTGGCTTGGCACGGCAATTATTAGCTGGTGGGATGGCGCTGTTGCCACTCGGCATGCGGGTGTTTCGTCGAATCGAAGCAATTATGCATGCTGAATTGGCTGCCATTGGTGCTGGTGAATTTCGCACGCCAGTTGTGCATGCTGCCAGTTTGTGGGAGCAAACCGGACGTTATGACCAATATGGCGAGGCCATGCTGCGTTTCAACAATCGCAATCAACAGGCGTTGTTATTTGCGCCAACCCACGAAGAGGCGGTTGCCGACCTCGCCCGTCGCGAAGTTGATTCGTATCGCCAATTGCCAAGCCTGCTCTACCAAATTCATACCAAATATCGCGATGAATTGCGGGTTCGTGGTGGTTTATTGCGGCTGCGCGAATTTACCATGCTTGATGCCTATTCGCTCGATGCTGATTGGGCAGGCTTGGATGGGGTGTATGATCGGGTTGCCCTCGCTTTTGAAACAATTTTTGCGCGGTGTGGCGTGCGTTTTACTGCTGTCGAGGCCGACGGCGGCGAGATGGGCGGACGCGAACCACGCGAATATATGGCTTTTTCGAGTAGTGGCGAAGACACCTTAGCGGTTTGTGCAAGCTGCAATTACGCCGCCAATAGCGAAGTTGCAGTGCGTGGCCAAGCGGTTGCTAATATTGATGCCGTGCCAGCCATGAGCGAAATTGCCACTCCAGCCTGCACCACGATCGCCGAACTTGCCGCGTTTTTACAAGTGAGCGCAGCCCAAACTGCCAAAGCCGTCTTTTTTAACTCAGCCGAAAAGGGCTTGCTTTTTGTGGTGGTGCGCGGTGATCGTGAAGTCAACGAAATTAAATTGCGGGCTGCGGCAGGTGTTTCGGCACTTGAGCCAGCCACGCTTGAGCAAATTAGCGCGGTTGGGGCGGTTGCTGGCTATGCTTCACCAGTTGGCCTGAGCAATGTCACAGTAATCGCCGATCATTCGGTGGTTGGCGTTGGCGGCTTGGTCGCAGGAGCCAATCGCACTGGCTACCACCTACAAAACGTCGTTTATGGCCGTGATTGGCAGGCAACCGTGGTTGCCGATATTGCCAACGTCGAGGAAGGCGATGCTTGCCCAGTCTGTGGTGCAGCCTTGAGCTTGGAACGGGGCATCGAAATTGGCCATATCTTTAAATTAGGCACCCGCTACACTGAAGCGCTCGGCGCAACCTACCTTGATCCACAAGGCCAAGCCCAGCCAATCGTCATGGGTTCATATGGCATTGGCCTCGAACGCTTGTTGCAAGTTATTATCGAGCAACATCACGACGAAAAAGGCATTGTTTGGCCTGCATCGGTCGCGCCATTCGATCTGCATTTGGTACAACTTGGCACCAGCGCCACGGTCAGCGAGGCCGCCAATCAACTTTATCAACAATTGAGCGATGCTGGCCTCAGCGTGCTCTACGACGATCGCAATGAATCGGCGGGAGTCAAATTTAACGATGCTGATTTATTGGGCATACCATTGCGGCTTACGGTTGGCGAACGTGGCCTCAAGCAAAATGTTGTCGAGCTACGCCAACGGGCAACTGGGGTGGTCGAGACAATCGCGCTTGATCAAGTGGTGAAGAGTATTAAGAACATAGAGCACAGAGCATAG